One segment of Drosophila mauritiana strain mau12 chromosome 3R, ASM438214v1, whole genome shotgun sequence DNA contains the following:
- the LOC117144768 gene encoding prefoldin subunit 3 has product MTGIMDSVEMPKLPENQKTFACIPEAVFLEEIDTFMSQPENENCEKVLQRLEEQYGKYRLMACNLEAWRRKLKSKIPDLERSLEMVNVLRKEDEERETQFLLSDQVFIKTLVPPTKTVYLWLGASVMLEYPLDEAEALLNQNITSAVGNLKSVEHDQDFLRDQITTTEVNMARVHNWRVKKRQAATNTTATTPA; this is encoded by the exons ATGACTGGTATTATGGACTCGGTGGAAATGCCCAAATTGCCAGAAAACCAGAAAACCTTCGCCTGCATCCCGGAGGCAGTGTTCCTG GAGGAGATCGACACGTTCATGTCGCAGCCGGAGAACGAAAACTGCGAGAAGGTGCTCCAGCGACTGGAGGAGCAGTACGGCAAGTATCGATTAATGGCCTGCAATCTGGAGGCGTGGCGGCGCAAGTTGAAGTCGAAAATTCCGGACCTGGAGCGCTCCCTGGAAATGGTCAATGTGCTTCGCAaggaggacgaggagcgcGAGACGCAATTCCTGCTCAGCGACCAGGTGTTCATAAAGACACTGGTGCCGCCAACGAAAACAGTATACCTCTGGCTGGGGGCCAGCGTGATGCTGGAGTATCCGTTGGACGAGGCGGAGGCTCTGCTGAACCAGAACATCACATCGGCCGTGGGCAACCTAAAGTCCGTGGAGCACGATCAGGACTTCCTGAG gGATCAAATTACAACTACGGAGGTAAACATGGCGCGGGTCCACAACTGGCGCGTGAAAAAGCGGCAGGCCGCTACCAATACCACCGCCACTACTCCAGCCTAA
- the LOC117142786 gene encoding ATP-dependent DNA helicase 2 subunit 1, which yields MSTWNPENDVDLLSGSEDEEDVSMKRDYHGREAILFVVDANLQTAGMERLLEALNIIRTAFISGMLVNDKDLIGLIFANTKHSPPPLEASALENIVMPDNCAVFLPLRQLTKPIVEHYLEFMGGVETQFADVYGLAEPDGRGRFDLMIRLCIEMLEKCGKKLNNAKIAYLTDVSEPHPSNSNHFQAALQKASDLEGKEFEFHVIPMVDDFDYEPFYKEFITLSRAIELDSFQVPDAQMLREILSDRKLKQDFLRRCLGHFSFYLGPNLSMSVQYYNYFQRRAYPRKVQILRRDNSVVRTKRVITVQKQKDDGSQDIEHEYQIKVTGGWYTCKVGEKDLRISMDQLNRVRNLHKPQMMLLGFKHRSSLPEVSYIKPANFMYPDDQSIIGSKRLFRALWERCLVRDKIAICLFMSKRKSIPRYVALVPVEAPDNGEEKTYRSLLCGDGFKIVYLPEAKHIRHLDMQDWNNTENTADEQKVEFFQKIIKKLRVDYQPNLINDPSLDALQANLLALSLDFSTDTKGLDNLLDTTQQDKRIEKLLPDYEMFAAEVEPPKKRAAKSTTAGASAPKMAKIDDEQLQEFECVKSLIKDGALMRCTAAQLHFILQQHFDVTMPKLVKEKLVAKIEELHK from the exons ATGAGCACCTGGAATCCGGAGAACGATGTGGACCTGCTGTCTGGAtccgaggacgaggaggatgTGTCCATGAAGCGGGACTACCATGGGCGCGAGGCCATTCTCTTCGTGGTGGACGCCAATCTGCAGACAGCCGGCATGGAGCGCCTCTTGGAGGCACTGAACATCATCCGTACTGCCTTTATATCCGGAATGCTGGTCAACGACAAGGACCTCATCGGACTCATCTTCGCCAACACCAAGCACAGTCCGCCGCCACTGGAAGCCAGTGCATTGGAAAACATCGTAATGCCGGATAACTGCGCGGTGTTTTTGCCCCTTCGCCAACTAACCAAACCCATTGTGGAGCACTATCTTGAGTTCATGGGCGGAGTGGAGACGCAGTTCGCCGATGTGTATGGCCTGGCGGAGCCCGATGGTCGCGGCAGGTTTGACCTTATGATCCGGCTCTGCATCGAGATGCTCGAAAAGTGCGGCAAGAAGCTTAACAACGCCAAGATCGCCTATCTCACGGACGTCAGTGAACCTCATCCATCGAACAGCAATCATTTCCAGGCTGCCCTGCAAAAGGCCAGCGATCTGGAGGGCAAGGAGTTCGAGTTTCATGTCATTCCCATGGTCGATGACTTTGACTACGAGCCGTTTTACAAGGAGTTCATCACGTTGTCAAGAG CCATCGAACTGGACTCCTTCCAGGTGCCAGATGCCCAGATGCTGCGCGAAATCCTGTCCGATCGTAAGCTAAAGCAGGATTTCCTTCGCCGATGCCTGGGTCACTTCAGTTTTTACTTGGGCCCAAACCTATCCATGTCCGTACAGTACTACAATTACTTTCAGCGACGCGCCTATCCGCGCAAGGTGCAAATCCTGCGAAGGGACAACAGTGTGGTGCGCACCAAGCGAGTGATTACGGTGCAAAAACAGAAGGACGATGGCTCGCAGGATATCGAGCACGAGTATCAGATAAAGGTGACGGGCGGTTGGTACACTTGCAAAGTGGGCGAGAAGGATCTGCGCATCAGCATGGATCAGTTGAATAGGGTGCGCAATCTCCACAAGCCGCAAATGATGCTGCTGGGTTTCAAGCACCGATCCTCTCTTCCCGAAGTTAGCTACATCAAGCCTGCGAACTTTATGTACCCCGATGATCAGAGCATCATTGGATCGAAGCGCTTGTTCCGCGCATTGTGGGAGCGATGCTTGGTGCGCGACAAGATTGCCATTTGCCTGTTCATGAGCAAGCGCAAGTCCATACCTCGATATGTGGCGCTTGTGCCAGTAGAGGCCCCAGATAATGGGGAAGAGAAGACCTACCGTTCTCTGCTCTGCGGCGATGGATTCAAGATTGTCTACTTGCCGGAGGCCAAGCACATTCGCCACCTAGACATGCAGGACTGGAACAATACGGAAAACACTGCTGACGAACAGAAAGTCGAGTTTTTCCAAAAGATCATCAAGAAGCTGCGCGTTGACTACCAGCCGAATCTCATCAACGACCCAAGTCTGGACGCCCTGCAGGCGAATCTTCTGGCCCTTTCCCTGGACTTTTCGACGGATACCAAAGGTCTCGATAATCTGCTGGACACCACGCAACAGGACAAGCGCATAGAAAAGCTGCTGCCGGACTATGAGATGTTCGCTGCGGAAGTGGAACCCCCTAAAAAGCGAGCAGCCAAGTCCACCACAGCGGGAGCGAGCGCTCCCAAAATGGCCAAGATCGACGATGAGCAACTCCAGGAATTCGAATGCGTAAAGAGCCTAATCAAGGATGGGGCTCTGATGAGGTGCACGGCCGCCCAGCTGCATTTTATTCTGCAGCAACACTTCGATGTTACAATGCCCAAGTTGGTAAAGGAAAAACTGGTGGCCAAAATCGAGGAACTACATAAGTAG
- the LOC117144767 gene encoding 39S ribosomal protein L40, mitochondrial — protein MSLLGAFARLSLQRSGAVAGIAVARCLHTTPILCAEPLKKKKKLDPQIVKQREDRKKKKIEKQIRRLEKNARQLKPVDELEVPLELIDEKDKRQRKLVPLTSAQLEERALLKKQWAHYKHDERVADYQIIDRLVLAQNKALAELRRESEELYQAAIDIDPQLLPVAVKGPVATPPIKDYVSPDGDYLHQSMKWEVK, from the exons atgtCGCTGCTGGGCGCCTTTGCCAG ATTAAGTCTGCAGAGAAGTGGCGCCGTCGCCGGTATCGCAGTTGCACGTTGCCTCCACACGACTCCAATTCTCTGCGCGGAGCCCctgaagaaaaagaagaaactGGATCCGCAGATTGTCAAGCAGCGCGAGGAtcgcaagaagaagaagatcgAGAAGCAGATTCGCCGGCTGGAGAAGAATGCCCGTCAGCTGAAGCCCGTGGATGAACTGGAGGTTCCACTGGAGCTCATCGATGAAAAGGA CAAAAGGCAGCGGAAGTTAGTTCCACTGACCAGCGCCCAGTTGGAGGAACGTGCTCTCCTCAAGAAGCAGTGGGCGCACTATAAGCACGACGAGCGCGTAGCAGACTACCAGATCATCGACCGGCTGGTCCTGGCACAAAACAAGGCGCTGGCGGAACTCCGGCGTGAGTCCGAGGAGCTCTACCAGGCGGCCATCGATATCGATCCCCAGCTGCTGCCCGTCGCCGTCAAAGGACCcgttgccacgccccccattAAGGATTACGTCAGTCCCGATGGCGACTACCTGCACCAATCTATGAAGTGGGAGGTCAAATAA